In Saccharothrix syringae, the following are encoded in one genomic region:
- a CDS encoding helix-turn-helix domain-containing protein, with protein sequence MGHLLGPRLRALRAASGRTVAAVATDAGLSVPYVANLENGRGNPTVDALTRLAEALGTTLTVEFAEHVAEPAELPAALVRLGRTTAFRRDAAALAEATGQDPAELPGRLLDVLARLAALTGRDLAEPDWLRLLDALLLITLHPRGRGRAPADDATGARPD encoded by the coding sequence ATGGGACACCTGCTCGGACCACGCCTGCGCGCGCTGCGCGCCGCGAGCGGACGCACCGTCGCCGCCGTCGCCACCGACGCGGGCCTGTCGGTGCCCTACGTGGCCAACCTGGAGAACGGCCGCGGCAACCCGACCGTCGACGCCCTCACCCGCCTGGCCGAAGCCCTCGGCACCACGCTCACCGTCGAGTTCGCCGAGCACGTCGCGGAACCGGCCGAACTCCCCGCCGCCCTGGTCCGCCTGGGCCGCACCACCGCGTTCCGCCGGGACGCCGCCGCACTGGCCGAGGCCACCGGCCAGGACCCCGCCGAACTGCCCGGCCGGCTGCTCGACGTGCTCGCCCGCCTGGCCGCCCTCACCGGCCGCGACCTCGCCGAACCCGACTGGCTCCGCCTGCTCGACGCCCTGCTGCTGATCACCCTGCACCCGCGCGGGCGCGGACGGGCCCCGGCCGACGACGCGACCGGGGCCCGTCCGGACTAG
- a CDS encoding esterase-like activity of phytase family protein yields MRKTLLVGLAVLVSVSVAVPGAASPQDRRSWGRATLTGFAALPASTFVPASEPSGAALGTAPVNGVVPPFADQPVQGFSGVLRNADGTYDVLSDNGFGTKANSADFTLRIHRVAPDFGSGAVDVVGGITLTDPHGHVPFPLTRSDRVLTGADFDVESMVRAEDGSYWVGDEFGPYLLHFDRAGRLSAPPVPLPGVFAPENPAGAPNLGSSKGFEGLALSADGRTLDALLEGTVAGDEPGTLRLNEFDVRSGRYTGTRWTYRLDRPEHAIGDAITVDRNRLLVIERDGAQGVDARVKRVYLVDKRDRDRDGVLDKTLVADLLDVANPRGVGGFGERFTFPFTTIEDVVLLDDRTIGVLNDNNFPSSSGRTPGKPDDNEFITLRLDGALGADPRVLRRR; encoded by the coding sequence ATGAGGAAAACGTTGCTCGTCGGCTTGGCCGTGCTCGTGTCGGTGTCGGTCGCGGTGCCCGGGGCGGCGTCGCCGCAGGACCGCCGGAGCTGGGGGCGGGCGACGCTGACCGGGTTCGCGGCGCTCCCGGCGTCGACGTTCGTGCCCGCCAGCGAGCCGTCGGGGGCGGCGCTGGGCACGGCGCCCGTCAACGGGGTGGTGCCGCCGTTCGCGGACCAGCCGGTGCAGGGGTTCAGCGGGGTGCTGCGCAACGCCGACGGCACCTACGACGTGCTGTCGGACAACGGGTTCGGCACGAAGGCCAACAGCGCGGACTTCACCCTGCGCATCCACCGGGTGGCGCCGGACTTCGGCTCGGGTGCGGTGGACGTGGTCGGCGGCATCACGCTGACGGACCCGCACGGGCACGTGCCGTTCCCGCTGACGCGGTCGGACCGGGTGCTGACCGGCGCGGACTTCGACGTGGAGTCGATGGTGCGCGCGGAGGACGGCTCGTACTGGGTGGGTGACGAGTTCGGCCCGTACCTGCTGCACTTCGACCGGGCGGGACGGTTGTCGGCGCCGCCGGTGCCGCTGCCGGGGGTGTTCGCGCCGGAGAACCCGGCGGGTGCGCCGAACCTGGGGAGCAGCAAGGGGTTCGAGGGGCTGGCGCTGTCGGCGGACGGTCGGACCCTGGACGCGTTGCTGGAGGGCACGGTCGCGGGCGACGAGCCGGGCACGCTGCGGTTGAACGAGTTCGACGTGCGGTCCGGGCGGTACACCGGGACGCGGTGGACCTACCGGCTGGACCGGCCGGAGCACGCGATCGGTGACGCGATCACGGTGGACCGGAACCGGTTGCTGGTGATCGAGCGGGACGGCGCGCAGGGCGTGGACGCGCGGGTGAAGCGGGTGTACCTGGTGGACAAGCGGGACCGCGACCGGGACGGGGTGCTGGACAAGACGCTGGTGGCGGACCTGCTGGACGTGGCGAACCCGCGTGGTGTGGGTGGGTTCGGGGAGCGGTTCACGTTCCCGTTCACCACGATCGAGGACGTGGTGCTGCTGGACGACCGGACGATCGGCGTGCTGAACGACAACAACTTCCCGTCGTCGTCCGGGCGCACGCCGGGGAAGCCGGACGACAACGAGTTCATCACGCTGCGGTTGGACGGCGCCCTGGGCGCGGACCCGCGGGTGCTGCGCCGCCGCTAG
- a CDS encoding HAD family hydrolase, with translation MGPPQARRCLLRLVLFDLDDTLVDLAGAFRRWAVEFAAAHGLPGGAVPWLVDAGRRGPKDRFFAAVGARFGLAAPGELWAAYRARMPELVVPRPGVVEGVAALRSAGWLVGVVTNGQVDNQVGKLRGTGLLDLLDGWCASGEAGVRKPDPSLFRLAARRCGWRGGVGWVVGDDPVLDVVGGRAAGLRTCWVGAGRPWPGGLAEPDRVVEDTHLAISGLLAEPV, from the coding sequence GTGGGACCACCGCAAGCTCGGCGGTGCCTACTGAGGCTGGTCCTGTTCGACCTGGACGACACGCTGGTCGACCTGGCCGGCGCCTTCCGGCGGTGGGCGGTGGAGTTCGCGGCGGCGCACGGCCTGCCGGGCGGTGCGGTGCCGTGGCTGGTCGACGCCGGGCGGCGGGGTCCGAAGGACCGGTTCTTCGCCGCGGTCGGCGCCCGCTTCGGGCTCGCCGCGCCGGGGGAGCTGTGGGCGGCGTACCGGGCGCGGATGCCCGAGCTGGTGGTGCCGCGGCCCGGGGTGGTCGAGGGGGTGGCGGCGCTGCGCTCGGCGGGGTGGTTGGTCGGCGTGGTCACCAACGGGCAGGTGGACAACCAGGTGGGCAAGCTGAGGGGCACCGGCCTGCTCGACCTGCTGGACGGGTGGTGCGCGTCGGGCGAGGCGGGGGTGCGCAAGCCGGACCCGTCGCTCTTCCGGCTCGCGGCCCGGCGGTGCGGTTGGCGGGGCGGGGTCGGCTGGGTGGTGGGGGACGACCCGGTGCTGGACGTGGTGGGCGGGCGGGCCGCGGGGTTGCGGACGTGCTGGGTGGGGGCGGGGCGGCCCTGGCCCGGCGGGTTGGCCGAGCCGGACCGGGTGGTCGAGGACACGCACCTGGCGATCAGCGGGTTGCTGGCCGAGCCGGTGTGA
- a CDS encoding pyridoxamine 5'-phosphate oxidase family protein has protein sequence MSRRALITMTPDEVSAFLAEQRVVTVATIGPNGRPHLVPLWFVVEGDELCGWTYRSSQKVRNLRRQPEATLQLEAGETYDQLRGVSMECDVRLVEEPAEVARIGAAVAARYSGGYGGPELDALVARQAVKRVGLRFAPTSVVSWDHRKLGGAY, from the coding sequence GTGTCCCGGCGCGCGTTGATCACCATGACCCCCGACGAGGTGTCGGCCTTCCTGGCGGAGCAGCGGGTCGTCACGGTGGCCACCATCGGCCCGAACGGCCGCCCCCACCTGGTGCCGCTGTGGTTCGTCGTCGAGGGCGACGAGCTGTGCGGGTGGACCTACCGGTCGTCCCAGAAGGTCCGCAACCTGCGGCGGCAGCCGGAGGCGACGCTCCAGCTGGAGGCGGGGGAGACCTACGACCAGCTGCGCGGCGTGAGCATGGAGTGCGACGTGCGGCTGGTGGAGGAGCCGGCCGAGGTGGCGCGGATCGGCGCGGCGGTGGCGGCGCGGTACTCCGGCGGGTACGGCGGGCCCGAGCTGGACGCGCTGGTGGCGCGGCAGGCGGTCAAGCGGGTGGGGCTGCGGTTCGCGCCGACGTCGGTGGTGTCGTGGGACCACCGCAAGCTCGGCGGTGCCTACTGA
- a CDS encoding diguanylate cyclase, which yields MRVAGDTPVENRGIPGEGPNRLWLGYLLFGLLSVGAYYTLPIFVGTVPLRVVVYCAVSASAAVAVWWGVRRNRPVPRAPWVVLGLGQVVYALADATFYVSHYVLNETRYPSVADIFYIGHYPLVVVGLVVLIRRRRSDRDLPGLLDAASLTVGAGLLSWVFVIGPQTRLGTPVLVEVASLAYPLMDLVVLLAALRLLFGAGRRDGSFLLLNVWLAAILTADTVYVLQRLAGTYEAGNFLDAVWLTGNLALGACALHPSMGRITHTAEVPAWRLGWTRLAVLCVGALVGPLLLLLQHAQGVQRDVPVIAVGCAALFALTTTRLAGLAVDQRRIAITDGLTRLRSRRYFEAHLADDVARAGRTGGPLAVVILDVDRFKQINDRFGHPGGDRVLVEVAARLRAAVGPGHVLARYGGEEFALIAAGADAEHPTRLAERLRHAVGHRPIEVGDGASVTVTLSAGTAAFAPHHGTASALVSAADRALYLAKDLGRDRAVAGGTAVAEHREDVAVDYLDQVADLVDLRVASPGRSLAIAEWARAVALRLGRDAEEVATAHRAGRLLDVGMIVLPDDLLTESGPLTDQQWHLLHEHPDSGARMVGVLPDHAEVAEVIRQHHERWDGAGYPNGLARERIRLEARVLSVCDTWAAMRADRPHRRALTHEQAVRELRAGRGARFDPHLVDVFLELLDEGAVGDLTAGPTAPREGSRLS from the coding sequence TTGCGCGTCGCGGGGGACACACCGGTCGAGAACCGCGGAATCCCGGGCGAGGGGCCGAACCGGCTGTGGCTCGGTTACCTGCTCTTCGGCCTGTTATCCGTGGGTGCCTATTACACCCTGCCGATCTTCGTGGGCACCGTGCCGCTGCGCGTGGTCGTCTACTGCGCGGTCAGCGCGTCCGCCGCGGTCGCCGTGTGGTGGGGCGTGCGCCGCAACCGGCCCGTTCCGCGCGCGCCGTGGGTCGTGCTCGGGCTCGGGCAGGTGGTCTACGCCCTGGCCGACGCCACGTTCTACGTCTCGCACTACGTGCTCAACGAGACGCGCTACCCGTCGGTCGCCGACATCTTCTACATCGGCCACTACCCGCTGGTCGTCGTCGGCCTGGTCGTGCTGATCCGCCGCCGCCGCTCCGACCGCGACCTGCCCGGCCTGCTCGACGCGGCGTCGCTGACCGTGGGCGCGGGCCTGCTGTCGTGGGTGTTCGTCATCGGCCCGCAGACCCGCCTGGGCACGCCGGTGCTGGTGGAGGTCGCGTCGCTGGCCTACCCGCTGATGGACCTGGTGGTGCTGCTGGCCGCGCTGCGGCTGCTGTTCGGCGCGGGCCGCCGCGACGGGTCGTTCCTGCTGCTCAACGTCTGGCTGGCGGCGATACTCACCGCCGACACCGTCTACGTGCTGCAACGCCTGGCCGGCACCTACGAGGCGGGCAACTTCCTCGACGCGGTCTGGCTGACCGGCAACCTGGCGCTGGGCGCGTGCGCCCTGCACCCGTCCATGGGGCGCATCACGCACACCGCGGAGGTGCCCGCGTGGCGGCTGGGCTGGACCCGGTTGGCCGTGCTGTGCGTCGGCGCGCTGGTCGGTCCGCTGCTGCTGCTCCTCCAGCACGCCCAGGGCGTGCAGCGGGACGTGCCGGTCATCGCGGTCGGCTGCGCGGCGCTGTTCGCGCTCACCACCACCCGGCTCGCCGGCCTCGCCGTCGACCAGCGCCGGATCGCCATCACCGACGGGCTCACCAGGCTGCGCAGCCGCCGCTACTTCGAGGCGCACCTGGCCGACGACGTGGCCCGGGCCGGGCGCACGGGCGGCCCGCTGGCCGTGGTGATCCTGGACGTGGACCGGTTCAAGCAGATCAACGACCGGTTCGGGCACCCCGGCGGCGACCGGGTGCTGGTCGAGGTGGCGGCCAGGCTGCGCGCCGCCGTCGGACCGGGCCACGTGCTGGCCCGCTACGGCGGCGAGGAGTTCGCGCTGATCGCGGCGGGTGCCGACGCCGAGCACCCGACCAGGCTGGCCGAGCGGCTGCGCCACGCCGTCGGCCACCGGCCGATCGAGGTGGGCGACGGCGCGTCGGTGACGGTTACGCTCTCCGCCGGCACCGCCGCGTTCGCCCCGCACCACGGCACGGCGTCCGCGCTGGTGTCGGCGGCCGACCGCGCGCTGTACCTGGCCAAGGACCTCGGCCGCGACCGCGCGGTGGCCGGTGGGACAGCGGTCGCCGAGCACCGGGAGGACGTCGCGGTGGACTACCTGGACCAGGTCGCGGACCTGGTGGACCTGCGGGTGGCGAGCCCGGGCCGCAGCCTGGCCATCGCCGAGTGGGCGCGGGCGGTCGCGCTGCGGCTGGGGCGCGACGCCGAGGAGGTCGCCACCGCGCACCGCGCGGGCAGGCTGCTCGACGTCGGCATGATCGTGCTGCCCGACGACCTGCTCACCGAGTCCGGCCCGCTCACCGACCAGCAGTGGCACCTGCTGCACGAGCACCCCGACAGCGGTGCCCGCATGGTCGGCGTGCTGCCCGACCACGCCGAGGTCGCCGAGGTCATCCGCCAGCACCACGAGCGCTGGGACGGCGCCGGCTACCCCAACGGCCTGGCCCGCGAGCGCATCCGCCTCGAAGCCCGCGTCCTGTCGGTGTGCGACACGTGGGCCGCGATGCGCGCCGACCGCCCCCACCGGCGGGCGCTGACCCACGAGCAGGCAGTGCGCGAGCTGCGCGCCGGCCGCGGCGCCCGGTTCGACCCGCACCTGGTGGACGTGTTCCTGGAGCTGCTGGACGAGGGTGCCGTCGGCGACCTGACCGCGGGCCCGACCGCGCCGCGCGAGGGCAGCCGCCTATCCTGA
- a CDS encoding thiaminase II/PqqC family protein, which yields MSDEARELLERVREEVRRDGGANELVPLVAEGRASLDAIKALAAEEHHIVRSDWRAFLTLAAQATEAPQREFFATVAAGEGLALARLGDFAAGCGLTADDLAAHRPLPGCQAYPSYVARLALDGNPHDALLAILANFAEWGGYCATIGAALREHYGFDDAACAFFDFFAAPSPELDALSLAALDAVLATGWNPEGAFPAARLLHSYELMFWNTLAALG from the coding sequence ATGTCGGACGAAGCACGCGAACTGCTGGAGCGGGTTCGCGAGGAGGTGCGCCGCGACGGCGGCGCCAACGAACTGGTGCCGCTGGTCGCGGAGGGGCGGGCGTCGCTGGACGCGATCAAGGCCCTCGCCGCGGAGGAGCACCACATCGTGCGCAGCGACTGGCGAGCGTTCCTCACCTTGGCCGCGCAGGCGACGGAAGCGCCGCAGCGCGAGTTCTTCGCGACCGTCGCCGCGGGCGAGGGCCTGGCCCTGGCCAGGCTCGGCGACTTCGCGGCCGGCTGCGGCCTGACCGCCGACGACCTGGCCGCCCACCGCCCGCTGCCGGGGTGCCAGGCATACCCGTCGTACGTGGCCCGGCTCGCCCTGGACGGCAACCCGCACGACGCGCTGCTGGCGATCCTCGCGAATTTTGCGGAATGGGGCGGTTATTGCGCGACGATCGGCGCGGCGTTGCGCGAGCACTACGGTTTCGACGACGCGGCCTGCGCGTTCTTCGACTTCTTCGCCGCCCCGTCGCCCGAATTGGACGCCCTGTCGCTGGCCGCCCTGGACGCGGTGCTGGCCACCGGGTGGAACCCGGAGGGTGCTTTCCCGGCGGCGCGGCTGCTGCACTCGTACGAGCTGATGTTCTGGAACACGCTGGCCGCGCTGGGCTGA
- a CDS encoding protein phosphatase 2C domain-containing protein: protein MPEVRVAEQAGVGVTGATRPSEDHVVVLDHAVVVLDGATNLTPGARSGGWYAGVLADELARRLGAAPGADLADVLAGAIRAVAAAEGLVPGASPSSTVAVARWTDERVDALVLADSPVVAFGPGGVRVLADDHLRRLPRSRHTYRDRLRTGGGYGDAHLEALRAGMTRTSRYRNTPGGFWVAEADPGAARHASRASWARDEVDALLLATDGVSCGVDDYGLFDWPQALDLARREGPAAVLAAVRQAEADDPDGARWPRAKRHDDQALVLVDGL from the coding sequence GTGCCCGAAGTGCGCGTTGCCGAACAGGCCGGCGTCGGCGTCACGGGGGCGACGCGGCCGAGCGAGGACCACGTGGTGGTGCTCGACCACGCGGTCGTGGTGCTCGACGGCGCGACGAACCTGACGCCCGGCGCGCGCAGCGGCGGCTGGTACGCGGGCGTGCTCGCCGACGAGCTGGCGCGGCGGCTGGGCGCGGCGCCCGGGGCGGACCTGGCCGACGTGCTCGCCGGGGCGATCCGGGCGGTGGCGGCGGCCGAGGGGCTGGTGCCGGGCGCGTCGCCGTCGAGCACGGTGGCCGTGGCGCGCTGGACCGACGAGCGGGTCGACGCGCTGGTGCTCGCGGACAGCCCGGTCGTGGCGTTCGGGCCGGGCGGGGTGCGGGTGCTCGCCGACGACCACCTGCGCCGGCTGCCGCGGTCCCGGCACACCTACCGCGACCGGTTGCGCACCGGCGGCGGGTACGGCGACGCGCACCTGGAGGCGTTGCGCGCGGGCATGACCAGGACTTCGCGGTACCGCAACACGCCCGGCGGCTTCTGGGTGGCGGAGGCGGACCCGGGCGCGGCGCGGCACGCGAGCCGCGCGAGCTGGGCCCGCGACGAGGTCGACGCCCTGCTGCTGGCCACCGACGGGGTGTCGTGCGGCGTGGACGACTACGGGTTGTTCGACTGGCCGCAGGCGCTCGACCTGGCGCGGCGCGAGGGGCCCGCCGCCGTGCTGGCGGCGGTCCGGCAGGCCGAGGCCGACGACCCCGACGGGGCGCGCTGGCCCAGGGCCAAGCGGCACGACGACCAGGCCCTGGTGCTGGTGGACGGGCTGTAG
- a CDS encoding metallophosphoesterase: protein MSTTAPPRPSARRRITFTAVLLTLTALLFWVPWFGLLPPSARWPWPVQVAGTAFFAVTSVAFPLLLVRAHGRRHSDRASRAAHAMLGVAWVFFAWTLVTDVVRLALAVAGVENPLRARVVAVLLLATGLALTAHGVREARRVPRVRRTDVVLPRLAPAFDGLTVAVLADTHYGAIDRTRWSRDTVAAVNALGPDVVVHVGDIADGTVEQRRGQAAPLGDVRAAHRFYVSGNHEYISNAQAWLDHMAELGWTSLHNQHRVLERDGARLVFAGVDDVTGAHSGEPGHGADLAAALAGTRPDDPVVLLAHQPSEVAKAAAAGVDLQLSGHTHGGQIWPFHLLVRLQQPVLAGLSDHGERTRLYTSRGAGFWGPPLRVFAPSEISLLTLRTA, encoded by the coding sequence ATGTCGACCACCGCGCCACCCCGCCCCTCCGCGCGGCGGCGGATCACCTTCACGGCGGTCCTGCTCACCCTGACCGCGCTGCTGTTCTGGGTGCCGTGGTTCGGCCTGCTGCCGCCGAGCGCGCGGTGGCCGTGGCCGGTGCAGGTCGCGGGCACGGCGTTCTTCGCGGTCACCTCGGTGGCGTTCCCCCTGCTGCTGGTCCGCGCGCACGGCCGCCGGCACTCCGACCGCGCCTCCCGCGCCGCGCACGCGATGCTCGGCGTGGCCTGGGTGTTCTTCGCCTGGACCCTGGTCACCGACGTGGTGCGGCTCGCCCTGGCCGTGGCGGGCGTGGAGAACCCCCTGCGGGCCCGGGTGGTCGCGGTGCTGCTGCTCGCCACCGGCCTGGCCCTGACCGCGCACGGCGTCCGCGAGGCGCGCCGCGTGCCCCGGGTCCGGCGGACCGACGTGGTGCTGCCCCGGCTCGCCCCGGCGTTCGACGGGCTCACCGTCGCGGTGCTGGCCGACACCCACTACGGCGCGATCGACCGCACCCGCTGGTCCCGCGACACCGTCGCGGCGGTCAACGCCCTGGGCCCGGACGTGGTGGTCCACGTCGGCGACATCGCCGACGGCACGGTCGAGCAGCGCCGGGGCCAGGCCGCGCCGCTGGGCGACGTGCGCGCGGCGCACCGGTTCTACGTCTCCGGCAACCACGAGTACATCAGCAACGCCCAGGCGTGGCTGGACCACATGGCCGAGCTGGGCTGGACCAGCCTGCACAACCAGCACCGGGTGCTGGAGCGCGACGGGGCGCGGCTGGTGTTCGCGGGCGTGGACGACGTCACCGGCGCGCACTCCGGCGAACCCGGCCACGGCGCGGACCTGGCCGCCGCGCTGGCGGGCACCCGGCCCGACGACCCGGTGGTGCTGCTGGCCCACCAGCCCAGTGAGGTCGCCAAGGCCGCCGCCGCGGGCGTGGACCTCCAGCTGTCCGGCCACACCCACGGCGGCCAGATCTGGCCGTTCCACCTGCTGGTGCGGCTCCAGCAGCCGGTGCTGGCCGGGTTGAGCGACCACGGCGAGCGCACCCGCCTCTACACCAGCCGCGGCGCCGGGTTCTGGGGTCCGCCGCTGCGCGTGTTCGCGCCCAGCGAGATCTCCCTGCTGACCCTGCGCACCGCGTAG
- a CDS encoding NAD-dependent epimerase/dehydratase family protein yields the protein MRVVVVGASGLVGQHVVERLRASGHEVTTAARTARDGVDHAVDATRASGAEFRALLAGHDGVVFAAGVDDREVPRRPAYAVFHRGNVAPVVRLLTAAREEGLTRAVVLGSYYTHFHRERPEWRLAERHPYIRSRVEQARLGRAAAGPDLPVAVLELPFVFGRARDRLPNWAGPLDRWVRSRSPLLAPPGGSAATTAARVAEVAVDALERAGGEDLPVADDNLTWSRFLGLVADAAGHPRPVRALPGAVVRVALWLTWLAHSARGRQSGLDPRYLGDLLLRELFVTPGRPGSVEPAIAETFPRE from the coding sequence ATGAGGGTCGTGGTGGTGGGTGCGAGCGGGTTGGTCGGGCAGCACGTGGTGGAGCGGCTGCGGGCATCGGGGCACGAGGTCACGACCGCGGCGCGGACCGCGCGCGACGGGGTCGACCACGCCGTGGACGCCACGCGGGCCAGCGGCGCGGAGTTCCGGGCCCTGCTGGCCGGGCACGACGGCGTGGTGTTCGCGGCGGGCGTCGACGACCGGGAGGTGCCGCGCCGGCCCGCCTACGCGGTGTTCCACCGCGGCAACGTCGCGCCGGTCGTGCGGCTGCTCACCGCCGCCCGCGAGGAGGGCCTGACCCGCGCCGTGGTCCTCGGGTCGTACTACACGCACTTCCACCGCGAGCGGCCCGAGTGGCGGCTGGCCGAGCGCCACCCGTACATCCGCAGCCGGGTCGAGCAGGCGCGCCTGGGCCGCGCCGCGGCGGGCCCGGACCTGCCGGTGGCGGTGCTGGAGCTGCCGTTCGTGTTCGGCCGCGCGCGCGACCGGCTGCCCAACTGGGCGGGGCCCCTGGACCGGTGGGTGCGCTCGCGCTCGCCGCTGCTCGCCCCGCCCGGCGGCAGCGCCGCGACGACGGCCGCGCGCGTGGCCGAGGTGGCGGTGGACGCGCTGGAGCGGGCCGGCGGCGAGGACCTGCCGGTCGCCGACGACAACCTGACCTGGTCGCGGTTCCTCGGCCTCGTCGCGGACGCGGCCGGCCACCCGCGGCCGGTGCGCGCGCTGCCGGGGGCGGTGGTGCGGGTGGCGCTGTGGCTGACCTGGCTCGCCCACTCGGCGCGGGGGCGGCAGTCCGGGTTGGACCCCAGGTACCTCGGCGACCTGCTGCTGCGGGAGCTGTTCGTCACGCCCGGCCGGCCGGGGTCGGTCGAACCCGCCATCGCGGAGACCTTCCCGCGCGAGTAA